The following proteins are co-located in the Brevibacillus laterosporus DSM 25 genome:
- a CDS encoding HipA family kinase produces the protein MSQLRFHRQLEGKSLAHLITGEDGQKYVVKAVTPGFDKTLLNEWIGYCFARFLQLPIPRSSIIHLPQPFYEQQASLDPLLYTPEQFASSYIPNAVNVMHQPLPEKLSNPEVIAPLIVFDYWLCNVDRTKKNVLLTDEADGFARLWFIDQAEILGSPNWNTNTLQRLPIRLLKSSIHMMLAKHVSNEREFWDALEIVHSIPSMLIEEVVHTLPASWPVTDAEKKELVNTLVKRKQKHLQTLMRLFYHEIYLPSKNQL, from the coding sequence ATGAGCCAATTGCGTTTCCATCGTCAGTTGGAAGGTAAATCGCTTGCTCATCTTATCACAGGCGAAGACGGACAGAAGTACGTAGTCAAAGCAGTGACACCCGGCTTTGATAAAACGTTACTTAATGAGTGGATCGGTTATTGTTTTGCTCGTTTTTTACAACTACCTATTCCTAGATCTTCAATTATTCATCTTCCTCAACCTTTTTATGAACAACAAGCATCTCTAGATCCGCTCCTCTACACACCTGAACAGTTTGCATCTAGCTACATTCCTAACGCTGTGAATGTGATGCATCAACCTTTACCAGAGAAGCTATCTAATCCGGAAGTCATTGCTCCGCTCATTGTGTTTGATTACTGGCTATGCAATGTTGACAGGACAAAAAAAAACGTACTCCTTACAGATGAAGCAGATGGTTTTGCTAGGCTGTGGTTTATCGATCAAGCTGAAATCTTAGGGTCTCCTAATTGGAATACCAATACTTTGCAACGATTACCCATTCGGTTATTAAAAAGTTCGATTCATATGATGCTTGCAAAGCATGTCAGTAATGAGCGAGAATTCTGGGACGCTTTGGAGATAGTTCATTCCATTCCATCCATGCTAATCGAAGAAGTTGTTCATACGCTACCAGCTTCGTGGCCCGTAACAGATGCGGAAAAAAAAGAGCTGGTAAACACTCTGGTTAAAAGAAAACAAAAGCACCTTCAGACATTAATGCGCTTGTTTTATCATGAAATTTATCTTCCTAGTAAAAACCAATTGTAA
- a CDS encoding glycosyltransferase family 4 protein: MKILVIWRLLTVGGVNAGWRNRAMFFKKYGIETEFLYTSDLGGMHMMQDVARVYLTADSNESIKIIRDNHYDAIVVVDTKEAYRWLKTAQYTGPVIVEARTPEIIKLSPHLSNFQGIQPVQIIVPSSYQKRVVSILCNSAPITVIHNGVDTDLFQPVSSEASTKLPFLTRPNFKKIVGWIGRLDKRKNWHMLLKIAKLVKTERNDIEFWIIGGNKSVQKEKFWTKWYEKELTDIVRWFPIVPYQHMPYVYSRILESGGCTLATTRAESFGNTFIESMACGVPVIAASVSSIPEIIKHGENGRLYQENHVRGAVNQLYRLLDSHEMYQAMSQACIERVATHFDITICAKQYVDFLHRVVKKEGSDS, encoded by the coding sequence ATGAAAATATTAGTCATTTGGCGCCTTTTGACCGTTGGTGGCGTAAATGCTGGATGGCGCAATCGTGCTATGTTTTTCAAGAAATATGGTATCGAAACTGAATTCTTATACACATCCGATCTCGGTGGCATGCACATGATGCAGGATGTTGCTCGGGTATATCTTACAGCAGACAGTAACGAAAGCATTAAAATTATCAGAGACAATCATTATGACGCGATTGTTGTTGTTGATACCAAGGAAGCATATCGTTGGTTAAAAACGGCACAGTATACTGGACCAGTTATTGTAGAAGCACGTACTCCCGAGATTATTAAGCTATCCCCCCATCTTTCTAACTTCCAAGGTATTCAGCCAGTTCAAATTATCGTGCCCTCCTCCTACCAAAAAAGAGTGGTTTCCATTCTATGTAACTCAGCTCCCATTACCGTAATCCATAATGGCGTTGATACCGATTTGTTTCAGCCAGTTTCTTCAGAAGCTAGCACCAAGCTCCCCTTTCTTACTCGACCTAATTTTAAAAAAATCGTGGGTTGGATCGGCCGTTTAGACAAACGGAAAAATTGGCATATGTTGCTTAAAATCGCCAAATTAGTGAAAACAGAGAGAAACGACATCGAATTCTGGATTATCGGTGGTAATAAAAGTGTGCAGAAGGAAAAATTTTGGACTAAATGGTACGAAAAAGAGCTAACTGACATCGTAAGGTGGTTCCCTATTGTTCCTTATCAACACATGCCTTATGTGTATTCACGCATTCTGGAATCTGGAGGTTGTACGCTTGCAACAACAAGAGCAGAGTCCTTTGGAAATACCTTTATTGAATCCATGGCTTGTGGTGTACCTGTTATAGCTGCTAGTGTTTCTTCCATACCTGAAATTATCAAACATGGGGAGAATGGTCGGCTCTATCAAGAAAATCATGTTCGTGGCGCTGTCAATCAATTGTATCGCTTGCTCGATTCACATGAAATGTATCAAGCCATGTCTCAAGCATGTATCGAACGTGTAGCTACTCATTTTGATATCACGATCTGTGCAAAACAATATGTTGATTTCCTACATCGAGTGGTGAAAAAGGAGGGGAGCGATTCATGA
- a CDS encoding WIAG-tail domain, with protein MAKQNLQKQNIKNRQKKSKKKNQALQELDALETALVNNWIDDSSDFYIQEEETSIPQSANEVETLLQESSQQEMEISKPNRPQPKKRKQRSRRKPKRSSSPSSKRKSTYPALKLVGSTNIPQSQRHFITKWTEEEKSPNEETGYSGVPSYYEESGSRSVALEARESDEFYPDLPHHVAQFICTMPGVFGLTDQHLQPLSELTRHLQDFLITEKKIDEQMESNKTDVSIIEDKQANNIQSNHSQVSLVPTPNQLETIKLQQVGKESFTLQQGRVRTKLTIDLTEPFQEMKYVFMATTNVPFCFAVVEKKESNRVTIEIIRQIANREISGQVEWIAVGEKVENQVVQDIG; from the coding sequence ATGGCTAAACAAAACCTACAAAAGCAAAATATTAAAAATAGGCAAAAAAAGTCGAAAAAGAAAAACCAAGCTCTGCAAGAGCTAGATGCGTTGGAAACAGCATTGGTTAATAATTGGATTGATGATAGTTCCGATTTTTACATCCAGGAAGAAGAGACTTCTATACCTCAGTCAGCAAATGAGGTGGAAACGTTGTTACAGGAGTCTTCCCAACAGGAAATGGAAATCAGTAAACCTAATCGCCCCCAGCCAAAAAAGCGAAAACAACGAAGTCGTCGGAAGCCAAAACGATCTTCTTCACCCTCCTCTAAGCGAAAATCGACATATCCAGCACTTAAATTAGTAGGGTCAACAAATATTCCACAAAGTCAGCGGCATTTTATTACAAAATGGACAGAAGAAGAAAAAAGTCCTAATGAAGAGACTGGATATTCTGGAGTACCATCCTACTATGAAGAGAGCGGTAGCAGGTCTGTTGCTTTAGAAGCTAGAGAAAGTGATGAATTTTATCCCGATCTTCCCCATCATGTTGCCCAATTTATATGTACAATGCCAGGTGTTTTCGGATTGACCGATCAGCATTTGCAACCATTGTCCGAACTCACTCGACATTTGCAAGATTTTTTAATTACTGAGAAAAAAATTGATGAGCAAATGGAATCAAATAAAACAGACGTTTCCATTATAGAAGATAAACAAGCTAACAATATTCAAAGTAATCATTCTCAGGTATCGTTGGTTCCTACACCAAATCAGCTGGAAACTATAAAATTACAACAAGTTGGAAAAGAGAGCTTTACGTTACAACAAGGTCGTGTGAGAACAAAATTGACAATCGATTTAACAGAACCATTTCAAGAGATGAAGTATGTATTTATGGCAACCACTAACGTACCGTTTTGTTTTGCTGTTGTAGAGAAGAAAGAGTCAAATAGAGTGACCATTGAAATAATTCGCCAAATTGCTAATCGAGAGATATCTGGACAGGTAGAATGGATCGCGGTTGGTGAAAAGGTGGAAAATCAGGTAGTTCAAGATATTGGATAA